Proteins from one Deinococcus actinosclerus genomic window:
- the nuoE gene encoding NADH-quinone oxidoreductase subunit NuoE, with protein sequence MSYFAEKQPLVADIFSRYPDSPQGRRSALMPLLREVQDAEGFVSEARMAEIAALCGTTATEVRSVMSFYSTYHTLPTGRYHLQVCSTLMCALAGSDELWDHLVETLDVQPGEVSADGRFSVQKVECLGSCGTAPMMQINDDGYYENVGPSKCARILASLRQDLQPLPDNPVPVTVGADGRQVLATGQAIGSSVTGLHRLPEQAGGEA encoded by the coding sequence TTGAGTTACTTCGCTGAGAAACAACCACTGGTGGCGGATATTTTCAGCCGTTACCCGGATTCACCGCAGGGGCGGCGCAGCGCACTGATGCCGCTGCTGCGCGAGGTGCAGGACGCCGAGGGCTTCGTGTCCGAGGCCCGCATGGCCGAGATCGCGGCGCTGTGCGGCACGACGGCGACCGAGGTGCGTTCGGTCATGAGCTTCTACTCGACGTACCACACGCTGCCCACGGGCCGGTATCACCTGCAGGTGTGCAGCACGCTGATGTGCGCGCTGGCCGGGTCGGACGAGCTGTGGGATCACCTCGTGGAGACGCTGGACGTGCAGCCGGGCGAGGTGAGCGCGGACGGGCGCTTCAGCGTGCAGAAGGTGGAGTGCCTGGGTTCGTGCGGCACCGCGCCGATGATGCAGATCAACGACGACGGGTACTACGAGAATGTGGGCCCCAGCAAGTGCGCGCGGATTCTGGCGTCGCTGAGGCAGGATCTTCAGCCGCTGCCGGACAACCCGGTGCCGGTGACGGTGGGGGCGGACGGGCGGCAGGTGCTGGCGACCGGACAGGCCATCGGGTCGAGCGTGACGGGCCTGCACCGCCTGCCGGAACAGGCCGGGGGTGAGGCGTGA
- the nuoD gene encoding NADH dehydrogenase (quinone) subunit D, giving the protein MHTQIMSLNVGPQHPSTHGVLRLVVDMDGEYVVKVTPHMGYLHTGFEKTFENRTYQQGVTYAPRTDYLHSFGHELAYVLSVEKLLQADVPERATTVRVILHELGRIHSHLVFVGTGLLDLGALTPFFYAFREKEALQDLFEAVCGYRMNQGYFRVGGLYRDIPDGWPARVEKFLDQMERGVTEYSTLFAQNPIFLDRAKGVGVIPPEVAIDLGLTGPNLRASGVPLDHRKDNPYCGYESYDFNVITSTDGDSLARFNMRLLEFGESIKIVRQALRRLKPGPVKDPNRKISLPPRHELETSMEAVIHHFKLVTEGFHPPTGEVYVPVESARGEVGYYIVSDGGSMPYRVKIRAPSFVNLQALEYACVGAQFADLITILATIDPVLGDVDR; this is encoded by the coding sequence ATGCACACGCAGATCATGAGCCTGAACGTGGGCCCGCAGCACCCCAGTACGCACGGCGTGCTGCGGCTCGTGGTGGACATGGACGGCGAGTACGTCGTGAAGGTCACCCCGCACATGGGGTACCTGCACACCGGCTTCGAGAAGACCTTCGAGAACCGCACGTACCAGCAGGGCGTGACCTACGCGCCCCGCACCGACTACCTGCACTCGTTCGGGCATGAACTCGCGTACGTCCTGAGCGTCGAGAAGCTCCTGCAAGCGGACGTGCCCGAGCGGGCCACCACCGTGCGCGTCATCCTGCACGAACTCGGGCGCATCCACAGCCACCTCGTGTTCGTCGGGACCGGTCTGCTCGACCTGGGCGCCCTGACGCCCTTCTTCTACGCCTTCCGCGAGAAGGAAGCCCTCCAGGACCTGTTCGAGGCGGTGTGCGGCTACCGCATGAACCAGGGGTACTTCCGCGTGGGCGGCCTGTACCGCGACATTCCCGACGGCTGGCCCGCCCGCGTCGAGAAGTTCCTCGACCAGATGGAACGCGGCGTCACCGAGTACAGCACGCTGTTCGCGCAGAACCCCATCTTCCTCGACCGCGCCAAGGGGGTGGGCGTCATCCCGCCCGAGGTCGCCATCGACCTGGGCCTCACCGGACCCAACCTGCGCGCCAGCGGCGTGCCCCTCGACCACCGCAAGGACAACCCCTACTGCGGCTACGAGAGCTACGACTTCAACGTCATCACCAGTACCGACGGCGACAGTCTGGCGCGCTTCAACATGCGCCTCCTCGAATTCGGCGAGAGCATCAAGATCGTCCGGCAGGCCCTCAGGCGCCTCAAACCCGGCCCGGTCAAGGACCCCAACCGCAAAATCAGCCTCCCGCCCCGCCACGAACTCGAAACGAGCATGGAAGCGGTCATCCACCACTTCAAGCTCGTCACCGAGGGCTTCCACCCCCCCACCGGCGAGGTGTACGTCCCGGTCGAGAGTGCGCGCGGCGAGGTCGGGTACTACATCGTCAGCGACGGCGGCAGCATGCCCTACCGCGTGAAGATCCGCGCGCCCAGCTTCGTGAACCTCCAGGCCCTCGAGTACGCCTGCGTCGGCGCGCAGTTCGCGGACCTGATCACCATCCTCGCCACCATCGACCCGGTGCTGGGCGACGTGGACCGCTGA
- a CDS encoding NADH-quinone oxidoreductase subunit C translates to MDPLKPAGAKPMGREGVAQSSTSAAPVVPFPVPVTPATPSRDVTGLIAELGLTEDHAAEPTALVTPGDLLRAAQALKDHGFMLMDTVGIDYSTYTEARPKRFAVLHNIYHPRDHRRLFLRVWLDDGETLPSLYPVWRAANYLEREVYDLLGVTFTGHPDLRKVLTPDDLEGHPLRKDFPLGETPTLFREGRHLDPAAFRAGLTGRDAGLTGYRGELRRGRGDDRLPPVMPEGGPK, encoded by the coding sequence ATGGACCCGCTGAAACCCGCCGGTGCGAAACCTATGGGCCGCGAGGGCGTGGCGCAGTCCAGCACCAGTGCCGCGCCGGTCGTCCCGTTCCCGGTCCCGGTGACTCCGGCTACGCCCAGCCGCGACGTCACCGGCCTGATCGCCGAGCTGGGCCTGACCGAGGACCACGCCGCCGAACCCACTGCCCTCGTCACGCCCGGCGACCTGCTGCGCGCCGCGCAGGCCCTCAAGGACCACGGGTTCATGCTGATGGACACCGTCGGCATCGACTACAGCACGTACACCGAAGCCCGCCCGAAGCGCTTCGCGGTGCTGCACAACATCTACCACCCGCGCGACCACCGCCGCCTGTTCCTGCGCGTGTGGCTCGACGACGGCGAGACCCTGCCCAGCCTGTACCCGGTCTGGCGCGCCGCGAACTACCTGGAACGCGAGGTCTACGACCTGCTGGGCGTCACCTTCACCGGGCACCCCGACCTGCGCAAGGTCCTCACGCCCGACGACCTGGAGGGCCACCCGCTGCGCAAGGACTTCCCGCTGGGCGAGACCCCCACCCTGTTCCGCGAGGGCCGCCACCTCGACCCGGCCGCGTTCCGCGCGGGCCTCACCGGGCGCGACGCGGGCCTCACCGGGTACCGGGGCGAACTCCGGCGCGGCCGGGGCGACGACCGCCTGCCGCCCGTCATGCCGGAAGGAGGGCCCAAGTGA
- a CDS encoding NuoB/complex I 20 kDa subunit family protein — protein sequence MPLKELFEKDWQELESEGILFSSLEKLVAWGRSNSLWPATFGLACCAIEMMSSTDGRNDLARFGSEVFRASPRQADVMIVAGRLSKKMAPVMRRVYDQMPDPKWVISMGACASSGGMFNNYAIVQNVDSVVPVDIFVPGCPPRPEALIYAVMQLQKKVRGEAFDGLGQQLPMVDAWTR from the coding sequence ATGCCGTTGAAGGAACTGTTCGAGAAGGACTGGCAGGAGCTTGAGTCCGAGGGGATCCTGTTTTCCAGCCTGGAGAAGCTGGTCGCGTGGGGTCGGAGTAACAGCCTGTGGCCCGCGACGTTCGGGCTGGCGTGCTGCGCGATCGAGATGATGAGCAGCACCGACGGCCGCAACGACCTGGCGCGCTTCGGGAGTGAGGTGTTCCGCGCGTCTCCGCGGCAGGCGGACGTGATGATCGTCGCGGGCCGCCTGAGCAAGAAGATGGCGCCGGTCATGCGCCGCGTGTACGACCAGATGCCGGACCCCAAATGGGTGATCAGCATGGGTGCGTGCGCCAGCAGCGGGGGCATGTTCAACAACTACGCGATCGTGCAGAACGTGGACAGCGTGGTGCCGGTGGACATCTTCGTGCCCGGCTGCCCCCCGCGTCCCGAGGCGCTCATCTACGCCGTGATGCAGCTCCAGAAGAAGGTGCGCGGCGAGGCGTTCGACGGGCTGGGGCAGCAGCTGCCGATGGTGGACGCATGGACCCGCTGA
- a CDS encoding NADH-quinone oxidoreductase subunit A has protein sequence MLLVALGIGIIAVLASALLGPKKASRTKLMAYESGNDPERGGVGTGQRFPVHFYLVAMLFIIFDIETAFFYPLAVAYQKLIPFAFFEAVTFVLLLLVGYVYILKKKVLEWA, from the coding sequence ATGCTGCTCGTCGCGCTCGGCATCGGCATCATTGCTGTCCTTGCCAGCGCCCTCCTCGGCCCCAAGAAGGCCAGCCGCACCAAACTCATGGCCTACGAAAGCGGGAACGACCCCGAACGCGGCGGCGTCGGCACCGGCCAGCGCTTCCCGGTGCACTTCTACCTCGTGGCCATGCTGTTCATCATCTTCGACATCGAAACCGCCTTCTTCTACCCCCTGGCCGTCGCCTACCAGAAACTCATCCCCTTCGCCTTCTTCGAAGCCGTCACCTTCGTCCTGCTGCTGCTCGTCGGGTACGTCTACATCCTGAAGAAGAAGGTGTTGGAATGGGCCTAA
- a CDS encoding DUF4279 domain-containing protein, producing the protein MALSIFSETLSADDITRATGLDPTDAWSVGDEWTRPGRKPSRRTFTRWTLCPEGDRPGEFEDKLTRLLDLTQEAAPRIRALADTDSCDVSVTVGYRGYAEQMWGVPIVRKDLSRLAALGAGLDIDLYAGGPALAEVP; encoded by the coding sequence GTGGCGCTGTCCATCTTCAGCGAGACGCTCAGCGCCGACGACATCACCCGCGCCACCGGCCTGGACCCCACGGACGCCTGGAGTGTCGGGGACGAATGGACACGCCCCGGACGCAAGCCATCCCGCCGGACCTTCACCCGCTGGACCCTCTGCCCCGAAGGTGACCGACCCGGCGAGTTCGAGGACAAACTGACCCGGCTGCTGGACCTGACGCAGGAGGCCGCGCCGCGCATCCGCGCGCTGGCCGACACGGACTCCTGCGACGTCAGCGTGACGGTCGGGTACCGCGGCTACGCGGAACAGATGTGGGGCGTGCCGATCGTGCGGAAAGACCTCAGCCGACTGGCGGCGCTCGGCGCGGGGCTGGACATCGACCTGTACGCCGGCGGTCCAGCCCTGGCCGAGGTGCCCTGA
- a CDS encoding sensor histidine kinase: protein MTTPDPPTVFVVTSQEARAQALAPLLPRVNVVHAPSAEFLMRESHVTIPDVALLYTDTPGVPLHQVLPMLRQRAELGGTHWLAVGSQGLGEMLGAGVDALISDATPPEALALQVRALLGRAQQFRDTLGRVATLQRRMDTWEHEERVRDQLVHMLVHDLKNPIAAVMGLLEIVQDDPRVPEDNRELLKVARDETQHLLHLTVNMLDVRKIQAGKMNLRRELMFTPMFREVVDLARGDVGSGLRDRHVRVEVEPDLSPASVDPEILRRVLANLISNALKHTTTGGMIVVAVKGTPDAVLVTVRDDGEGIPAEDIPNLFAAFEQSRLTLHGRFDTGMGLAFCKLAVEEHGGTIWVDSERGKGATFSFTLPLAQDAEDDDFVELV, encoded by the coding sequence ATGACGACCCCCGACCCGCCCACCGTGTTTGTCGTGACGTCCCAGGAGGCCCGCGCGCAGGCGCTGGCTCCCCTGTTGCCGCGCGTGAACGTCGTCCACGCGCCCAGCGCCGAATTCCTGATGCGCGAGTCGCACGTCACCATCCCCGACGTGGCCCTGCTGTACACCGACACGCCCGGCGTGCCGCTGCATCAGGTGCTGCCCATGCTGCGCCAGCGCGCCGAACTGGGCGGCACCCACTGGCTGGCGGTCGGCTCGCAGGGCCTGGGCGAGATGCTCGGCGCGGGCGTGGACGCCCTGATCAGCGACGCCACGCCCCCCGAGGCGCTGGCTTTGCAGGTCCGGGCGCTGCTGGGCCGCGCGCAGCAGTTCCGCGACACGCTGGGCCGCGTCGCCACGCTGCAACGCCGCATGGACACCTGGGAACACGAGGAGCGCGTCCGCGACCAGCTCGTGCACATGCTCGTGCACGACCTGAAAAACCCCATCGCGGCCGTCATGGGCCTGCTGGAGATCGTGCAGGACGACCCCCGCGTGCCCGAGGACAACCGCGAACTGCTCAAGGTCGCCCGTGACGAGACGCAGCACCTGCTGCACCTCACCGTGAACATGCTCGACGTGCGCAAGATCCAGGCAGGCAAGATGAACCTGCGGCGCGAACTGATGTTCACCCCCATGTTCCGCGAGGTCGTGGACCTCGCGCGCGGGGACGTCGGCAGCGGCCTGCGCGACCGGCACGTGCGGGTGGAGGTCGAACCCGACCTGAGCCCCGCCAGCGTCGACCCGGAAATCCTGCGCCGGGTCCTGGCGAACCTGATCAGCAACGCCCTGAAGCACACCACCACCGGCGGCATGATCGTCGTGGCCGTCAAGGGCACCCCGGACGCCGTGCTGGTCACCGTCCGCGACGATGGCGAAGGCATCCCCGCCGAGGACATCCCGAACCTGTTCGCGGCGTTCGAGCAGTCCCGCCTCACCCTGCACGGCCGCTTCGACACCGGCATGGGCCTGGCGTTCTGCAAGCTGGCGGTCGAGGAGCACGGCGGAACGATCTGGGTGGACTCGGAACGCGGGAAGGGCGCGACCTTCTCCTTCACGCTGCCCCTGGCGCAGGACGCCGAGGACGACGACTTCGTCGAACTGGTGTAA